A section of the Dehalococcoidia bacterium genome encodes:
- a CDS encoding branched-chain amino acid transaminase: protein MGEPYAYLRKQIVPLAEAKIGVMTHAFNYGTACFEGIRGNWNAAHEQLYLFRVRDHFRRLRDSAKILHMELPYTEEELAEITLELCRRGNWREDVYIRPMVYKSGEVVGVRLHNLEDDLLIFVTTLGAYLDFDAGVHCGTSSWRRVDDLGIPARAKVTGIYVNSALAKTEANTNGFDEAIMLTHDGHVSEGSGENIFMIRDGVLITPPSSDNILLGITRNTVITLAQQEWSLPVVERSIDRSELYVADEVFMTGTAAHVSPIIKIDHRPIGDGQVGTITKKIQQLYFEAAKGNVERYVSWVTPVNVKAPQPSAAVRS from the coding sequence ATGGGAGAGCCGTACGCCTACTTGCGTAAGCAGATCGTGCCGCTGGCCGAGGCGAAGATCGGCGTGATGACGCACGCCTTCAACTACGGCACGGCCTGCTTCGAGGGCATCCGCGGCAACTGGAACGCCGCGCATGAACAGCTCTACCTGTTCCGCGTACGCGATCACTTCCGCCGCCTGCGCGACAGCGCCAAGATCCTGCACATGGAGCTGCCCTACACGGAGGAGGAGCTGGCGGAGATCACGCTCGAGCTCTGCCGCCGCGGAAACTGGCGCGAAGATGTCTACATCCGTCCGATGGTCTACAAGTCGGGCGAGGTCGTCGGCGTGCGCCTGCACAACCTCGAGGACGACCTGCTGATCTTCGTCACCACGCTGGGCGCCTATCTCGACTTCGATGCGGGCGTGCACTGCGGCACCTCGTCCTGGCGGCGCGTAGACGACCTCGGCATTCCCGCGCGGGCCAAGGTCACCGGCATCTACGTCAACTCGGCGCTCGCCAAGACCGAGGCGAACACGAACGGCTTCGATGAGGCGATCATGCTCACGCACGACGGCCACGTCTCCGAAGGCAGCGGCGAGAATATCTTCATGATCCGCGACGGCGTGCTGATCACGCCGCCGTCCTCGGACAACATCCTGCTCGGCATCACGCGCAACACGGTGATAACCCTGGCGCAGCAGGAGTGGAGCCTGCCCGTGGTGGAACGGTCGATCGACCGTTCCGAGCTGTACGTGGCCGACGAAGTCTTCATGACCGGCACGGCGGCGCACGTCTCGCCGATCATCAAGATCGACCACCGGCCGATCGGCGACGGCCAGGTCGGCACGATCACCAAGAAGATCCAGCAGCTCTACTTCGAGGCGGCGAAGGGCAACGTCGAGCGCTACGTGAGCTGGGTCACGCCCGTGAACGTGAAGGCGCCCCAGCCGAGCGCGGCGGTGCGCTCGTGA
- a CDS encoding MBL fold metallo-hydrolase: MDQERPARFRLGGVELAIVSDGVFMQDAGVIMGVVPRTLWEPVIGAPDARNLTPLALNCLLLRSQGKLVLVDTGIGAKLNETQRTRHFPGDYGHLLRRLRGMGVQPEDVDVVINTHLHFDHCGWNTANVHGRALPTFPNATYHIQRGEYEAATHPNERTRGAYLLDNYAPLAEAGRLELVEGEHMITPEITLLPTPGHTADHCSVAIASGGETAIYIGDLVQHAAQIERTAWIPAYDVLPLLTLATKKALFDRALRERWLIVSVHAPFPGAGRLQESDGRRRFVPEPAVREREPA, encoded by the coding sequence ATGGATCAGGAACGCCCGGCGCGGTTTCGCCTCGGCGGCGTCGAGCTGGCGATCGTCAGCGATGGCGTCTTCATGCAGGACGCGGGCGTGATCATGGGCGTGGTGCCGCGCACGCTGTGGGAGCCGGTGATCGGCGCGCCGGACGCGCGCAACCTGACGCCGCTGGCGCTCAACTGCCTGCTGCTGCGCTCGCAAGGCAAGCTGGTGCTGGTCGATACGGGGATCGGCGCCAAGCTGAACGAGACGCAGCGCACGCGCCACTTTCCCGGCGACTACGGCCACCTGCTGCGCCGGCTGCGCGGCATGGGCGTGCAGCCGGAAGACGTCGACGTCGTGATCAACACGCACCTGCACTTCGACCACTGCGGCTGGAACACGGCGAACGTGCACGGCCGCGCGCTGCCGACCTTCCCGAACGCGACCTATCACATCCAGCGCGGCGAGTACGAGGCGGCGACGCACCCGAACGAGCGCACGCGCGGCGCCTACCTGCTTGACAACTACGCGCCGCTGGCCGAGGCCGGCCGGCTCGAGCTGGTGGAGGGCGAGCACATGATCACGCCGGAGATCACGCTGCTGCCCACGCCGGGCCACACGGCCGATCACTGCAGCGTCGCCATCGCCTCCGGCGGCGAGACGGCGATCTACATCGGCGACCTGGTGCAGCACGCGGCGCAGATCGAGCGCACCGCCTGGATCCCCGCCTACGACGTGCTGCCGCTGCTGACGCTTGCGACGAAGAAGGCGCTGTTCGACCGCGCCCTGCGCGAGCGCTGGCTGATCGTCAGTGTGCATGCGCCCTTCCCCGGCGCCGGCCGCCTGCAAGAGTCCGACGGCCGCCGCCGCTTCGTGCCGGAGCCGGCAGTACGGGAACGCGAACCTGCGTAG
- a CDS encoding MFS transporter produces MRRSPLAVVYLTVFIDLLGFSIILPLLPFYAEHYGATGVWVGALLSAYSAVQFVSAPILGRVSDRVGRRPVLLASLAGSAASLALTGAAHSLWLLLAGRALAGLFGGSIATGQAYVADVTKPADRAKYMGLLGACIGLGFVFGPAIGAGLSPLGFGAAAFFAAGLAAFNFGFAWFRLPESRPAAPIPRGISGPRMPGEGETNPRGIGAVGAVRRWRRGRLGALRRPALGRYLAAIFLTNFAFVGLEATFALFSEKQWGLDAAGFALLFTYIGVIVIVVQGGLIGRLRRRHSEGTLATAGAGLLALMLLLLAVTPNLAFGLLVLTGLGLGQGLVSPMLSTLISHAAGADEQGGTLGLGQSFAAAARAVGPLAAGGLYDLTRSLPYLVGAALTLGAALLLSQAAVAARARDAAAPIGVQVEAGPPSPEISLDRR; encoded by the coding sequence GTGCGCCGTTCGCCGCTCGCGGTCGTCTATCTGACCGTCTTCATCGATCTGCTGGGCTTCAGCATCATCCTGCCGCTGCTGCCCTTCTACGCCGAGCATTACGGCGCCACCGGCGTCTGGGTGGGGGCGCTGCTCTCGGCCTACTCCGCCGTCCAGTTCGTCAGCGCGCCGATCCTGGGCCGCGTCTCCGATCGCGTCGGCCGGAGGCCCGTGCTGCTGGCGAGCCTGGCCGGCTCGGCGGCCTCGCTGGCGCTCACGGGCGCGGCGCACTCGCTCTGGCTGCTGCTGGCCGGCCGGGCGCTGGCTGGGCTGTTCGGCGGCAGCATCGCCACCGGCCAGGCCTACGTCGCCGACGTCACCAAACCGGCGGACCGCGCGAAGTACATGGGCCTGCTGGGCGCCTGCATCGGCCTGGGCTTCGTCTTCGGCCCGGCGATCGGCGCCGGGCTCAGCCCGCTGGGCTTCGGCGCGGCGGCCTTCTTCGCCGCCGGGCTGGCGGCGTTCAACTTCGGCTTCGCCTGGTTCAGGCTGCCCGAGTCGCGGCCGGCGGCCCCCATCCCGCGGGGTATCTCTGGGCCGCGAATGCCAGGGGAAGGGGAGACCAATCCGCGGGGCATCGGGGCTGTTGGCGCGGTCCGGCGGTGGCGGCGTGGTCGACTCGGGGCGCTGCGCCGACCGGCGCTTGGGCGCTATCTGGCCGCGATCTTTCTCACCAACTTCGCCTTTGTGGGGTTGGAGGCGACGTTTGCGCTGTTCAGCGAGAAGCAGTGGGGACTCGACGCCGCGGGCTTCGCGCTGCTCTTCACCTACATCGGCGTGATCGTGATCGTGGTGCAGGGCGGGCTGATCGGCCGCCTGCGCCGCCGGCACAGCGAGGGTACGCTGGCGACGGCCGGCGCCGGGCTGCTGGCGCTGATGCTCCTGCTGCTGGCGGTAACACCGAACCTGGCGTTCGGCCTGCTGGTGCTGACCGGCCTCGGCCTGGGCCAGGGGTTGGTTTCTCCGATGCTCTCCACGCTGATCTCACACGCCGCCGGCGCCGACGAGCAGGGCGGCACGCTGGGGCTGGGCCAATCGTTCGCCGCGGCGGCCCGCGCCGTCGGCCCACTGGCGGCGGGCGGTCTCTACGACCTGACGCGCTCGCTGCCCTATCTCGTCGGCGCGGCGCTGACGCTGGGCGCGGCGCTGTTGCTCTCGCAGGCAGCGGTCGCGGCTCGTGCGCGCGACGCGGCGGCCCCGATCGGCGTGCAGGTCGAAGCCGGGCCCCCATCCCCCGAGATCTCCCTTGACCGCCGATAA
- a CDS encoding ferredoxin yields the protein MKVVINLDLCEGNARCQEAAPQVFELGEDDRAHLLVAEPDESQRAGVERAVRLCPRQAITIVEEK from the coding sequence GTGAAAGTCGTGATCAATCTCGATCTGTGCGAAGGGAACGCCCGCTGCCAGGAGGCCGCGCCGCAGGTGTTCGAACTGGGCGAGGACGACCGCGCCCATCTACTGGTCGCGGAGCCGGACGAGTCGCAGCGCGCCGGCGTAGAACGCGCCGTGCGTCTCTGCCCCCGCCAGGCGATCACGATCGTGGAGGAGAAGTAG
- the holA gene encoding DNA polymerase III subunit delta: MLRIFYGPDTFSRGEALAALRRSLDGDGMLATNTALFDGKSVKPDELFAACDTVPFLAEHRLVLVDGLLGAQEGRVRRGRAGRARASAAEPAAGDGSPWAALPEYARRLPPTTELVLVEGELRADTWLLAALRDAAELRQFPLLGQEELQRWVQARAHAVQAPITARAAATLAEAVGANLWQLNSELEKLALYAHGRPIEVSDVTAMVHTAEGGTVFQLCDAVLAGRGGEALRLARLLLDGGAAGPYLLTMLARQYRQLLVARDLQRRGAPRAEIARRAEVPDFRVTNVINQAQRFPPGRLEAIYERLLEADLAVKRGDQDEDAAIELLVAELTMPRV; encoded by the coding sequence ATGCTGCGGATCTTCTACGGCCCCGACACTTTCTCGCGCGGCGAGGCGCTGGCGGCGCTGCGCCGCTCGCTCGACGGCGACGGCATGCTGGCCACCAACACCGCCCTCTTCGACGGCAAGAGCGTGAAGCCCGATGAGCTGTTCGCCGCCTGCGACACCGTGCCCTTCCTGGCCGAACACCGCCTGGTGCTGGTCGACGGGCTGCTTGGCGCGCAGGAAGGGCGCGTACGCCGGGGCCGAGCGGGGCGCGCCCGCGCAAGTGCGGCGGAGCCGGCAGCCGGCGACGGCTCACCCTGGGCGGCGCTGCCCGAATACGCGCGGCGCCTGCCGCCCACCACCGAGCTGGTGCTGGTCGAGGGTGAGCTGCGCGCCGACACCTGGCTGCTGGCCGCGCTGCGCGACGCCGCCGAGCTGCGCCAGTTCCCGCTGCTTGGTCAGGAGGAGCTGCAACGCTGGGTGCAGGCCCGCGCTCACGCCGTGCAGGCGCCGATCACGGCGCGCGCCGCCGCCACGCTGGCCGAAGCGGTCGGCGCCAACCTCTGGCAGCTCAACTCGGAGCTGGAGAAGCTGGCGCTCTACGCCCACGGCCGCCCGATCGAGGTGAGCGACGTGACGGCGATGGTCCACACGGCCGAAGGCGGCACCGTCTTCCAGCTCTGCGACGCTGTGCTCGCCGGCCGCGGCGGCGAGGCGTTGCGCCTGGCGCGGCTGCTGCTCGACGGCGGCGCCGCCGGGCCGTATCTCTTGACGATGCTGGCTCGGCAGTACCGGCAACTGTTGGTTGCGCGCGATCTGCAGCGCCGCGGCGCCCCCCGCGCCGAGATTGCCCGCCGCGCCGAGGTGCCCGATTTCCGCGTGACGAACGTGATCAACCAGGCGCAGCGCTTCCCGCCCGGCCGGCTGGAGGCGATCTACGAGCGCCTGCTCGAAGCCGATCTGGCGGTCAAGCGCGGCGATCAGGACGAGGACGCGGCGATCGAGCTGCTCGTCGCCGAGCTGACCATGCCGCGGGTATAG